The window ACAAGGCAGCCGCGATCGGTGCTGTGGAAAGTTTGGCTACGAACTGTATAAGGAAATTCAGGAACGTCTTTCATTAAATCCTGATTCTTGTTTACGCGTATGGCGTTCCAGTCATTTGGGAGGCCATCGCTATGCGCCGACTATGCTTGACTTGCCGGAAGGACGCTACTGGGGCCATTTGAATCCAAATCAACTGGATGCTCTATTGTTCCGGAAGGGTGCATTTTCTGATCTAGCCGGTTCTTACCGAGGCTGGGGAGTTATTTCTCCATTTGAACAAGCAGCAGAGCGGGAAGCCTTTTTGAAAATGGGCTGGGATTGGATAGAAATGATGAAACAGTCGAAGATCGTTGAAAAAAGCGAGAATACGGCTCGGGTACGAATTGATTATCATTCACCAGACGGCCAACAGCAAGGAACTTATGAAGCTGATGTAAAAATTGAAAGAACGATCAAAGTTTGGGGATGCGGGGCAGAACCGAGCGATGTGAAACAATATAGAACGACTCGATTGGATAAAATGAATCATTAATCCGTTTCAATAGGAGCCGTGGAGAGCACGGTTCATTTGCGGTCCTACATTGATTGCGACGATTCCGTTTGTTCCGTAATCGATGTAGGGCCTTTTTTTGGCAGAAAAAGAATATTTTATGGATAAGTGAATGTTTTTTCTTTTTTTGGAGAAACTAAATAAAGAATGAATTTATATGTTGGAGGTTTTAATATGGAACGAGGCACTGTTAAATGGTTTAATGCTGAAAAAGGATACGGATTTATCGAATCTGATAGTGGATCCGATGTATTTGTTCATTACAGCGCCATTCAAGGAGAAGGATATAAGACGTTGGAAGAAGGACAACAAGTGGAGTTTGAAGTGGTTCAAGGAAATCGTGGACCTCAGGCAGAACATGTAGTCAAACTATAATGAGGATGAATCAGGGGGTGACTTCGTTATAGTCACCCCTTTTTTCAATGAAAAGGATTATAACCTGAATGAAAAACGATTCTTTCGCCGTTTAGCATCAACCAAACCACTCTGAAGAGATCATCTAAACGTAACAAAATGAGGTCAACCTGATTCTTTTCCATTTAAATCAATGTTCACATCTCATCCAAAGTCATGAGTTTGATCGACCGCTTGCCATCCATTCAAAATTTTTGCCGGGAACCCAACTTCTTTCCGAAATGAACAATGAAGAGTTTTGGACAGTTGTAATAAAAAATTATAAAAGATAAGTTTTCGAACCTATTTTAGAAATGATTAGATTGGAAAAAAGGTACCGTCAAGAATTTTGTGTAAGAGAGTATTCTCAGATACGTTTTTTTAATCTTGGAGGAGGTGTTTAGTTGTCTTATATGAGACTGAATATTCAGTCTCATATAAGACAACTTAGTCTCCCTAGACTCTGTTCTTCATGAACAAAATTTGGTCTTTCAGTATCTTTCTTCAAACATATCTTGAAGTGCCTTGTATGCCGTAGAAAACCCTTTAAGTTTTCTAGTGGACCATTTTTCATTCAAGTCCTGTACCGTTAAGAACGTGATTTTTTCTGCTGCTTCAATACTGGTTAAGCTGTTCATCGTTTTGAGTCGTTTACGTATATCTTTAATCGTTCGTTCAATCGCATTGGTCGTGTAGATGACACTACGAATACTGGTCGGATATTTCATGAATGTTAGGAGGACATCTAAATCCTGTTCCCAAGATTGGACTTCTCTAGGATACTTTTTAGACCACTTGTCTTTAAACTCATGAAAGGCTTGAATGGCTGCGTCTCTTGTCATCGAACGATAGATCAGCTTTAGGTCTTCAGCCACTTCAAATTGGTCTTTTTTCCTTACCTTGTTTAACGTATTTCTTACTTTGTGGACCACACATCGTTGAACATCGGCTTTCGGATAGACGGCTTTAAAGGCTTCTTCAAGACCTGGGAGTCCATCAAAAACACCAAGTAAGACTTCATGAGCACCGCGTGTATAAAGGTCTTGGAGAATCTCTTGCCAGCCATGCGCGCTTTCTTGACCTCCAACGTAAAAGCCAAGAATTTCACGATAACCTTCTTCATTGACACCAAGAACAACGTAAATGACTTCTTTGGCATACGTATCACGACGAACTTTTATATAAAACCCATCAAGATACAACACAGAATACCGTTTGTTTAATGGACGTTGTTGCCATTTTTGAATATCCTCCAACGCGGCATCTGTAATATGACTAATCGTGGTAGGAGAGTAGGTTGAACCAAGAATTCTTTCGATAAACTTCCCAATTTCTCGAGTGCTCATCCCACTTTGATACATTTTAATAATCGCCTGTTCCAGCCAGCCGTCTTGACGTTGATAAGGCTCAAACAGTTGAGTCTGGAAATCCCCGTTGCGATCTCTTGGAACCGTAAGAGCTTCTATTTTCCCGTACTTTGTATCAAGAGTACGGTGATAATAACCATTTCTTGAGTTTTGAACGTGTTCCTGTTCCACTTGGAGGAAATTTTTGATTTCTTCTCTCATGATGAATTCAAGCTTTTCTTGAACAAAATCTTTTATCATATTTTCCAGTTGATTTGCGAAATCTGAGTTGAGTATACTATTACTCATAAGGTAGGGTATCTCCTTTCAGTTTTGTTTGGTCGCAAATCTGAGAATACCCTGCCTTTTTCTTTTTTTCTAGTAGAAAAATTTGCTTACACAAAATAATTTACATCATCGGAAAAAAGGCTGGAATGCTGGTGCACGTGGTGATGATCACGATTTACTTTTGGTTTGTAAGGAAGTAAAGACCGAAAATTCAGGCGAGTGATTTGATTGGTTAAAAAAGCGGATTGATTGGGATTTTGCTTTCTTTTAGTATTTAATATATCAATGATTCTTTGCCTGGTTGTAATCCCGATTCCATGTGCATAATAGAGACGTTCATCCAATACGATCGCATTTTCTCCTTGCCATTCCGGAGTATTAGGATCATGATCAGGATTGATAAAATAAACGCAATCTCCGGGTAAAAAATCCGTTCCTTTATGACTGCGGAGATCAAGATCTTGGTCATATTGCCAATCGTATAGATAAAGATTTGAAAAAAGGAGATTAAACTGTTCTTTATCAATGATTTCCAAAACTGCTTTATAAAAGACGATCACCATGGCTGTAGCACATTCAAAAGCATACTTTCTGCCGTTACGGAAGATGTCTTCAATCGCAGTTTGGGGCAAAACATTAGTTTTGAGGGCAAAGGCGCCTTTTTCGGTAAGCGTCCAATATTTTTCGTTGCATTTAGATGTACTAAAAGTGGCAAAATGGACACCGCTTTTATACAACCGTTTAGCCGCTTGAATGATTTGAAGTCTAATCGCAAGTTCAAATTCAAGTTGCTCCTTTGTTTCATACTCATAAACCGTACTGTATTTCCCCATTAATTGAAGGATTGTAGATGCTTCATTGGATAAAGTCCCCAGATCCATTTGGCTGAAATCTTCTAATTTTTGATTAATAATGATCAATCATAACCTCTCCTCGTTTTAGAGAATCGGAATAAAGGAATGAAAAAAATCGCTATACTGCATATAGTTTAATTATTTATATGAATGATCGAAGAATAATGATAAAATTTGTTCCTGTGGAAAAGGTTCAATAAATCTGAAAATAACCTTAAAATGTTGATATATCGGGGCACTATCTTTTAAAAAGGATGTGTAACAATATTTAATGCTCGTTTTCAAATGATTTAAGCAGAATGATGAAAGGATGATTTTGAAAATTAGAAAAATTTGATTTCTAATACATTCAATCAAGCAAAAGAGATCGT of the Bacillus smithii genome contains:
- a CDS encoding cold-shock protein, translating into MERGTVKWFNAEKGYGFIESDSGSDVFVHYSAIQGEGYKTLEEGQQVEFEVVQGNRGPQAEHVVKL
- a CDS encoding sucrase ferredoxin, whose protein sequence is MLETKTSPKEADLHDYCSIVAKTNGIDPIGSAPVHQRYILVETPFPWTKKVEQSPKMNEKLLEVLKEAEEQEKSFRFLAFHSDTLPSPDGYSRVFLFERPDSFLAHYEKREYLLPSQKVHELVRGFLANTASLEKFDEYLQPSSHIRELFLCTQGSRDRCCGKFGYELYKEIQERLSLNPDSCLRVWRSSHLGGHRYAPTMLDLPEGRYWGHLNPNQLDALLFRKGAFSDLAGSYRGWGVISPFEQAAEREAFLKMGWDWIEMMKQSKIVEKSENTARVRIDYHSPDGQQQGTYEADVKIERTIKVWGCGAEPSDVKQYRTTRLDKMNH
- a CDS encoding protein-glutamine gamma-glutamyltransferase, giving the protein MIIINQKLEDFSQMDLGTLSNEASTILQLMGKYSTVYEYETKEQLEFELAIRLQIIQAAKRLYKSGVHFATFSTSKCNEKYWTLTEKGAFALKTNVLPQTAIEDIFRNGRKYAFECATAMVIVFYKAVLEIIDKEQFNLLFSNLYLYDWQYDQDLDLRSHKGTDFLPGDCVYFINPDHDPNTPEWQGENAIVLDERLYYAHGIGITTRQRIIDILNTKRKQNPNQSAFLTNQITRLNFRSLLPYKPKVNRDHHHVHQHSSLFSDDVNYFV
- a CDS encoding IS256 family transposase, producing MSNSILNSDFANQLENMIKDFVQEKLEFIMREEIKNFLQVEQEHVQNSRNGYYHRTLDTKYGKIEALTVPRDRNGDFQTQLFEPYQRQDGWLEQAIIKMYQSGMSTREIGKFIERILGSTYSPTTISHITDAALEDIQKWQQRPLNKRYSVLYLDGFYIKVRRDTYAKEVIYVVLGVNEEGYREILGFYVGGQESAHGWQEILQDLYTRGAHEVLLGVFDGLPGLEEAFKAVYPKADVQRCVVHKVRNTLNKVRKKDQFEVAEDLKLIYRSMTRDAAIQAFHEFKDKWSKKYPREVQSWEQDLDVLLTFMKYPTSIRSVIYTTNAIERTIKDIRKRLKTMNSLTSIEAAEKITFLTVQDLNEKWSTRKLKGFSTAYKALQDMFEERY